The Polymorphobacter megasporae genome window below encodes:
- a CDS encoding beta-glucosidase, which translates to MLAYPKATLVIASAAAFAAPAVGAPQSAQDRAAAIVVKMTTAEKLALIHGYFPPLAKPVPPVPMVPSAGYIPGIARLGIPALRESDASLGVANQVEQRKGDVATALPAGLATAASFDLELAYAGGAMIGAEARAKGFNVLLAGGVNLTRDPWNGRNFEYLGEDPLLAGTLAGEAIRGVQSNHIVSTVKHFVLNSQETGRMVLDARIAPQALRESDLLAFQLAIERGQPGSVMCAYNRVNGEYACENAALLTGVLKGDWGYRGWVMSDWGAVHSTDKAVMSGLDQESGQELDKIDYFAAPLERAIATGGIPAARLDDMTRRIVFGMVDTGLLDDPVPTTPHQIDYAAHAIVAQRVAEEGMVLLKNESGLLPFAATTKRIVLIGGHADVGVLSGGGSSQVRSVGGAPVEIPLKSGAAASFARTTWHASSPLRALRAAFPEARITYVDGRSLAAAQTAARYADLAIVFATQWQTEAMDAAILALPDNQDALIDAVAAANKRTLVVLETGGPVLMPWLGRVSAVLQAWYPGQRGGEALARLLSGAVNPSGHLPITFPIRADDAPRPGPVGIAGIDADGRGAPFTVDYIEGADVGYRWYALKHRKPLFAFGFGLSYTTFRYDRIKINKMQVSFDVTNVGHTAGADVPQVYVEAAGSAGTKTFRLAGWTRVMLAPNETKHVTVALEPRTFARFGDKGDWSIAPDNYRLAVGHFAGDTALATTIHLPLIQSNQ; encoded by the coding sequence ATGTTAGCGTATCCCAAAGCGACGCTGGTAATTGCCAGCGCCGCAGCCTTCGCTGCGCCAGCTGTCGGCGCTCCGCAATCGGCGCAGGACCGCGCGGCGGCAATCGTGGTCAAAATGACGACGGCGGAGAAGCTCGCGCTCATTCACGGCTATTTTCCGCCGTTAGCAAAGCCGGTTCCGCCTGTCCCGATGGTGCCGTCAGCAGGCTATATTCCGGGGATCGCCCGGCTCGGCATACCCGCGCTGCGCGAAAGCGACGCCAGCCTCGGCGTCGCCAATCAGGTTGAGCAGCGCAAGGGCGACGTCGCCACTGCGCTGCCGGCAGGGTTGGCAACCGCGGCGAGCTTCGACCTCGAGTTGGCTTATGCTGGCGGGGCGATGATCGGAGCCGAAGCCCGCGCAAAGGGCTTCAACGTCCTACTAGCCGGCGGGGTCAACCTGACGCGCGACCCGTGGAACGGTCGTAATTTTGAATATCTTGGCGAAGACCCTCTCCTCGCCGGCACGCTTGCGGGCGAGGCGATACGCGGCGTTCAGAGCAATCACATTGTATCGACGGTCAAGCACTTCGTGCTTAATTCGCAGGAGACGGGGCGGATGGTGCTCGACGCGCGAATTGCGCCCCAGGCGCTCCGCGAGAGCGACCTCCTCGCGTTTCAATTGGCGATCGAACGCGGGCAGCCGGGGTCGGTGATGTGCGCATACAACCGGGTCAACGGCGAGTATGCGTGCGAGAATGCGGCGCTGCTGACCGGCGTGTTGAAAGGCGACTGGGGCTATCGCGGCTGGGTCATGTCGGACTGGGGTGCGGTCCACTCGACCGACAAGGCCGTGATGTCGGGCCTCGACCAGGAATCGGGGCAAGAACTCGACAAAATCGACTATTTTGCCGCCCCGCTGGAGCGGGCGATCGCCACGGGGGGCATCCCGGCGGCAAGACTCGATGACATGACGCGCCGCATAGTGTTCGGCATGGTCGACACCGGCTTGTTAGACGACCCGGTGCCGACGACGCCGCATCAGATCGACTACGCGGCTCACGCGATAGTCGCGCAACGCGTTGCCGAGGAGGGGATGGTCTTGCTCAAGAACGAAAGCGGGCTGCTGCCGTTCGCCGCAACCACGAAGCGGATCGTGCTGATCGGCGGCCATGCGGACGTCGGCGTCTTGTCTGGCGGGGGATCGTCACAGGTCCGTTCCGTGGGCGGTGCACCGGTCGAAATTCCGCTCAAGTCGGGCGCAGCGGCGTCGTTCGCGCGGACGACGTGGCACGCGTCGTCGCCGCTGCGCGCGCTGCGCGCTGCGTTTCCGGAAGCGAGGATCACTTATGTCGACGGCAGAAGTCTCGCCGCCGCCCAGACGGCCGCGCGCTACGCCGACCTTGCGATCGTCTTCGCGACACAGTGGCAGACCGAGGCGATGGACGCCGCGATCCTCGCGCTGCCCGACAACCAGGACGCGCTTATTGACGCGGTAGCAGCGGCTAATAAGCGGACACTCGTCGTCCTCGAAACCGGCGGCCCCGTACTGATGCCATGGCTCGGCCGAGTGTCGGCGGTGTTGCAGGCGTGGTATCCGGGGCAGCGCGGCGGTGAGGCGCTCGCTAGGCTGCTGAGCGGCGCGGTAAATCCGAGCGGGCATCTGCCGATAACTTTCCCCATACGCGCCGACGACGCACCGCGCCCTGGGCCGGTCGGGATCGCCGGTATCGACGCCGATGGCAGGGGCGCGCCGTTCACGGTCGACTATATCGAGGGTGCCGACGTTGGCTACCGTTGGTACGCGCTGAAGCACCGCAAGCCACTGTTCGCGTTCGGCTTTGGGTTGTCGTACACGACCTTCCGCTATGACCGGATTAAGATAAATAAAATGCAGGTCAGCTTCGACGTGACCAACGTAGGTCACACGGCCGGGGCCGACGTGCCGCAGGTTTATGTCGAGGCGGCGGGCAGCGCGGGGACAAAGACCTTCCGGCTAGCAGGGTGGACACGTGTGATGCTTGCGCCAAACGAGACAAAACATGTAACCGTCGCTCTCGAGCCGCGTACCTTCGCGCGATTCGGCGACAAGGGCGATTGGTCAATTGCGCCGGACAACTATCGCCTAGCGGTTGGGCATTTCGCTGGCGACACTGCACTGGCTACAACGATCCATTTGCCGCTAATCCAATCTAATCAGTGA
- a CDS encoding DUF6510 family protein: MTDVVHPLDGNAAAGPLSRLFASDVTGAVVVCGECGREGALATLALYGRGTGLVLRCPTCETVNLRLLDTGRTIHLDLRGCLRMSVRVALD, from the coding sequence ATGACTGATGTAGTACACCCGCTAGACGGGAACGCGGCCGCCGGCCCCCTGAGTAGGCTGTTCGCCTCGGATGTCACCGGCGCGGTGGTCGTGTGCGGGGAATGTGGTCGCGAGGGGGCGCTTGCGACTCTCGCGTTGTACGGGAGGGGCACCGGCCTCGTGCTCCGTTGCCCGACCTGCGAGACGGTCAACCTCCGGTTGCTGGATACGGGAAGGACGATCCATCTCGACCTCCGGGGCTGCCTTCGCATGTCCGTGCGCGTCGCTCTAGACTAG
- a CDS encoding ferredoxin reductase, translated as MTSAALLPLRWRTATVIARRPETPHVATLVLDVPGWPGHKAGQHVDLRLTAADGYEAQRSYSIASANDGTAVAITVERVADGEVSPFLLDDVRVSDDLELRGPIGGYFVWSLEDGNPLLLIAGGSGVAPMMSILRARAQALKPPAARLLYSSRDQASIIYRDELDGMTAATDGPRILYTLTRERPVVWSGALGRVDRVMLERIGFPPTDDPLAYVCGPTPFVEQVAADLVALGYAEERIRTERFGPTGAN; from the coding sequence ATGACTAGCGCTGCGCTCCTGCCTTTGCGCTGGCGGACCGCAACCGTGATCGCGAGGCGTCCCGAGACGCCGCACGTCGCGACGCTCGTCCTCGACGTCCCCGGCTGGCCCGGACACAAGGCGGGTCAGCATGTGGACCTGCGGCTGACTGCAGCGGACGGGTACGAAGCCCAACGCAGTTACTCGATCGCGTCGGCGAACGACGGCACGGCGGTCGCCATCACCGTCGAGCGCGTCGCTGACGGGGAGGTGTCGCCCTTCCTGCTGGATGATGTCCGTGTTTCGGACGATCTCGAGCTTCGTGGCCCCATCGGCGGGTATTTCGTCTGGAGCCTGGAGGACGGAAATCCGTTGCTTCTGATCGCCGGAGGCTCGGGAGTTGCTCCTATGATGTCGATACTGCGCGCACGAGCCCAGGCACTGAAACCGCCAGCCGCCCGCTTGCTCTATTCTTCTCGCGACCAGGCAAGCATCATCTACCGTGACGAACTCGATGGGATGACCGCCGCCACCGATGGACCTCGGATACTCTACACTTTGACGCGTGAGCGGCCCGTCGTCTGGAGCGGTGCACTCGGACGGGTCGACCGGGTGATGCTCGAGCGCATCGGCTTTCCCCCGACTGACGACCCGTTAGCGTACGTCTGTGGTCCGACCCCGTTCGTCGAGCAGGTCGCTGCCGACCTCGTGGCGCTCGGGTATGCCGAGGAGAGGATACGAACCGAGCGTTTCGGACCCACGGGAGCTAACTGA
- a CDS encoding sulfite oxidase-like oxidoreductase translates to MVITRGFSGRGRPAGQYSGRVPPGQHLVSDFPVLTAGPTPRTHLEHWSLSLRDAERDLTVLSWADFEALPQSEMTTDIHCVTKWTKLDTVWRGVTVDDLLKGAGLTNPPGRFVTAECDGGYTTNLPVADLIDGKAMVATHFGGDPLTPAHGGPARLLVPHLYFWKSAKWVRGLHFCDRDHPGFWESLGYHVYGDPWREQRYTGDA, encoded by the coding sequence ATGGTCATCACCCGCGGCTTTTCAGGACGAGGTCGGCCGGCGGGTCAGTATTCGGGACGTGTCCCTCCCGGGCAGCATCTGGTCTCCGATTTTCCCGTTCTGACTGCAGGCCCGACGCCGCGAACGCACTTAGAGCATTGGTCGCTGTCGCTGCGCGACGCAGAGCGCGACCTGACCGTTTTGAGCTGGGCCGACTTCGAGGCCCTGCCGCAGTCCGAGATGACCACGGACATCCATTGCGTCACGAAGTGGACCAAGCTGGACACGGTCTGGCGCGGGGTGACCGTGGACGATCTCCTGAAGGGGGCCGGTCTAACGAACCCGCCGGGCAGGTTCGTCACGGCCGAATGCGACGGCGGGTACACGACGAACCTGCCTGTGGCGGACCTCATCGACGGAAAGGCCATGGTCGCGACGCATTTCGGCGGCGACCCCCTGACGCCGGCCCACGGCGGCCCGGCGCGGTTGCTGGTTCCGCACCTGTACTTCTGGAAGAGCGCCAAGTGGGTCCGCGGCTTGCATTTCTGCGACCGTGACCATCCGGGCTTCTGGGAATCGCTGGGGTATCACGTCTACGGCGACCCCTGGCGCGAGCAGCGCTACACGGGCGACGCATGA
- a CDS encoding AraC family transcriptional regulator produces MTVAGAPPYPVSPLCWDGISAPPLVSSRGSGSTRTLIRWWCDVDAHIVQPALDQHYLTIHLGGPKRIMRRGEGGARTVETDTGALSIVPAGAAFDWHTDGPIEFAHIYLTPSLLNRVSLEELDRDNAALCLEDRLGFRDSLLQMLFLELLEEIAGTTSASRLYVDTLLHSLQLRLLRTYANAPSAPLRQRHSIAPYRLRRVLDFMEANLAEDVALTDLAAAAGASPFHFSRAFATATGMPPYRYLLIRRTQRAKDLLSSGDGSMSDVARECGFNSAAQFSRMFKLITGTSPLKFRQR; encoded by the coding sequence ATGACCGTCGCAGGCGCCCCGCCCTATCCAGTCTCCCCGCTATGTTGGGATGGGATTTCCGCGCCGCCCTTGGTGAGCAGCAGGGGGAGCGGATCGACGCGGACGCTGATCCGCTGGTGGTGTGACGTCGATGCCCACATCGTGCAGCCGGCGCTGGATCAGCATTATCTGACCATACACCTGGGCGGCCCCAAACGGATAATGCGTCGCGGTGAAGGCGGTGCAAGAACGGTCGAGACAGACACGGGCGCACTATCCATCGTTCCAGCCGGTGCGGCCTTCGACTGGCACACAGACGGCCCGATCGAGTTCGCGCACATCTACCTGACGCCGAGCCTGCTCAACCGCGTCAGCTTGGAGGAGCTCGACCGCGACAATGCGGCGCTTTGCCTCGAGGATCGGCTCGGCTTCCGGGATTCGCTCCTTCAGATGCTGTTTCTCGAGTTGCTGGAGGAGATCGCAGGGACGACCTCGGCATCGCGCCTCTACGTTGACACTCTGCTGCACTCGCTTCAGTTGCGGCTACTCAGAACGTACGCCAACGCGCCGTCGGCGCCACTGAGACAACGGCACTCGATCGCTCCATATCGTCTACGACGGGTGCTGGACTTCATGGAGGCCAACCTGGCCGAGGACGTCGCCTTGACGGATCTGGCGGCGGCGGCTGGAGCAAGCCCGTTCCATTTCAGCCGGGCCTTCGCGACGGCCACGGGAATGCCGCCGTACAGGTACCTGCTGATCCGACGGACCCAGCGGGCGAAGGATCTCCTGTCCAGCGGCGACGGATCCATGAGCGATGTCGCCCGCGAATGCGGCTTCAACAGCGCGGCCCAGTTCTCGAGGATGTTCAAGCTCATCACCGGAACCTCGCCGCTCAAGTTCAGGCAACGGTGA
- a CDS encoding sensor histidine kinase translates to MAAQAVNSLLMAIIAASEVPLVLLDGDCTVLAASRSFVQIYQMETVRETGLSLYEMQDSEWDVPELRSLLNATISGHPQAGKQEIDHVRRGRGSRRLVLGAERLTYADPGNTRMLLTIADVTDARLTERIREKALLEKTVLLKELQHRIANSLQIIASVLMQSASRIQSEETRTHLYDAHRRVMSVAAIQRHLSSVTDSDVGMRAYLTELCQSIRASMMNSDQNLELHVEVDDSMATADFSMSIGLVVTELVINALKHAFVNRRGGTINVTYNGRDKDWLLSVVDDGVGIPTNPLLRHAGLGSSIVSAIAHRLSARIERADANPGTRVSISSASRAKAGTSLKSM, encoded by the coding sequence ATGGCCGCCCAGGCGGTGAACAGTCTTCTGATGGCGATCATTGCCGCATCCGAGGTGCCGCTCGTCTTGTTGGACGGCGACTGCACCGTCCTAGCCGCGAGCAGGTCGTTCGTTCAAATCTACCAGATGGAAACAGTGAGGGAGACGGGACTGTCGCTTTACGAAATGCAGGATAGTGAATGGGACGTGCCTGAACTCCGCTCGCTGCTAAATGCGACGATCTCCGGTCATCCGCAGGCTGGAAAGCAGGAGATCGACCACGTCCGGCGCGGTCGAGGCTCCCGACGCCTCGTACTCGGGGCGGAACGGCTGACCTACGCTGACCCCGGCAACACGCGTATGCTTTTGACGATCGCCGACGTCACCGATGCGCGTCTGACCGAACGGATCAGAGAGAAGGCCCTGCTTGAGAAGACGGTGCTCCTCAAGGAGCTTCAGCACCGTATCGCCAACAGCCTGCAGATCATAGCGAGTGTTCTGATGCAGAGCGCAAGTCGAATTCAGTCCGAGGAGACGCGGACCCATCTCTACGATGCCCACCGCCGCGTCATGTCCGTAGCCGCGATCCAGCGCCATCTTTCTTCCGTGACGGACAGCGACGTCGGGATGCGCGCCTACCTGACCGAGCTTTGCCAGAGCATCCGCGCTTCAATGATGAACAGCGACCAAAATCTGGAGCTTCACGTGGAGGTCGACGACAGCATGGCCACGGCCGACTTCTCGATGAGCATTGGGCTGGTGGTGACAGAGCTGGTCATCAATGCGCTGAAGCACGCCTTCGTGAATCGCCGCGGTGGTACGATCAACGTCACGTACAACGGCCGTGACAAGGACTGGTTGCTCTCCGTCGTCGACGACGGCGTCGGCATCCCCACCAACCCGCTGCTCCGTCATGCTGGCTTGGGGAGCAGCATCGTAAGCGCGATCGCACACCGGCTCTCGGCTCGGATTGAACGGGCCGACGCCAATCCAGGAACTAGGGTTTCGATATCGAGTGCGTCTCGCGCGAAGGCCGGAACGTCGCTAAAATCGATGTGA
- a CDS encoding carbon-nitrogen hydrolase family protein, whose protein sequence is MDVFRYPLSGATAPKDRLCVGIGQIAPVWFDRAATLAKTFEVAQQAAAAGCRLVCFGEALVPGYPFWLEHSEGARFDDPHQKDLFSRYLEQSVVIERGDLEPLQKVARSAGMAIYLGVVEAAPDRGSHSLYCTLVYIDPEGHVASAHRKLQPTYEERLVWAAGDGQGLRVHPLPPFRVGGLNCYENWMPLPRAALYAQGEDLHVAVWPGGDHNTVDITRFIARESRSYVISASSVMAPEHIPNDFPAGDAMRRSGRTSFANGGSAIAGPDGGFVVPPQIGREVLIIAGLDHAIVRRERQNFDVAGHYSRPDVTRLTVDRTRQSTVVFKD, encoded by the coding sequence ATGGACGTATTTCGTTATCCGCTCTCCGGCGCGACCGCTCCTAAAGACAGGCTGTGCGTCGGAATAGGGCAGATCGCGCCGGTCTGGTTCGACCGGGCGGCTACCCTCGCCAAGACGTTTGAAGTGGCACAGCAGGCGGCGGCGGCGGGCTGCAGGCTGGTGTGCTTCGGAGAGGCGCTGGTTCCCGGCTATCCGTTCTGGCTTGAGCATAGCGAAGGTGCCCGGTTCGACGATCCGCACCAGAAAGATCTGTTCTCACGTTATCTCGAGCAAAGCGTGGTCATCGAGCGCGGTGATCTTGAGCCTCTGCAGAAAGTCGCACGATCTGCGGGCATGGCGATCTATCTCGGTGTCGTCGAAGCTGCACCCGACCGCGGGAGTCACAGTCTCTACTGCACGCTCGTGTACATCGATCCCGAGGGACATGTCGCGAGCGCTCATCGCAAGCTGCAACCCACCTACGAGGAACGCCTCGTCTGGGCTGCCGGGGACGGTCAAGGCCTACGTGTTCATCCACTGCCTCCGTTTCGGGTCGGCGGTCTCAATTGCTACGAGAACTGGATGCCGCTCCCGCGCGCCGCCCTCTACGCGCAAGGTGAGGATTTGCACGTCGCGGTTTGGCCCGGTGGGGACCATAATACGGTCGACATCACGCGCTTCATCGCGCGCGAAAGCCGTAGTTACGTCATCTCAGCATCATCGGTGATGGCGCCCGAGCACATTCCGAACGATTTCCCTGCCGGTGACGCGATGAGGAGGTCGGGGCGGACGTCGTTCGCCAACGGCGGCTCGGCGATCGCCGGTCCGGACGGCGGATTCGTCGTTCCGCCCCAGATCGGCCGCGAGGTGTTGATCATCGCGGGACTCGATCATGCGATTGTACGTCGCGAGCGGCAGAACTTCGACGTCGCGGGCCACTACAGCCGTCCCGACGTAACACGGCTAACAGTCGACCGCACGCGTCAATCGACTGTCGTCTTCAAGGACTGA
- a CDS encoding helix-turn-helix domain-containing protein encodes MPSVDRLDCISPDDLAARLSTPPVLSSDQTGWERGTVRLWREVEPESYPPLDQHCLTLHLGNARRIVRSGEGGVAQAEVRPGALSITPWGAAYDWSTTGPVDYAELYFSPAILHQVSDEVLDKDHRGHSLQDPLGVVDPLAEALFTTMLAELGSMHGGSKLFLDTLFNALVLRLVRLFANAGLSASPRRLALAPERTRRVIDYIEANLATDVGVTELAEIAGVSAFHFTRAFKNATGSTPYAYLTSRRVAVAKRALADGKLNIGAVAALCGFRTSGQFARMFKQMTGMTPTRFRRGS; translated from the coding sequence ATGCCATCGGTCGACCGCCTGGATTGCATCTCACCCGATGATTTGGCGGCCCGGCTGTCCACCCCGCCGGTGCTCAGCAGCGACCAGACCGGATGGGAGCGCGGAACGGTGCGGCTTTGGCGCGAGGTCGAGCCGGAAAGCTATCCGCCGCTCGATCAGCACTGCTTGACGCTGCACCTCGGCAATGCACGGCGCATTGTCCGCAGCGGTGAAGGCGGCGTCGCTCAGGCCGAAGTCCGTCCTGGCGCGCTTTCAATCACGCCGTGGGGCGCCGCCTATGACTGGTCAACCACAGGTCCGGTCGACTACGCGGAACTCTACTTCTCTCCGGCGATCTTGCACCAAGTTTCCGACGAGGTGCTCGACAAGGACCACCGCGGGCATTCGCTGCAGGATCCGCTCGGCGTCGTCGATCCGCTAGCCGAGGCGCTGTTCACGACCATGCTCGCCGAGCTCGGCTCCATGCATGGCGGCTCCAAGCTGTTCCTGGACACGTTGTTTAACGCACTGGTGCTGCGTCTGGTGCGACTGTTCGCCAATGCCGGCCTTAGCGCATCCCCAAGACGGTTGGCGCTTGCTCCCGAACGGACCCGGCGGGTGATCGACTACATCGAAGCCAACCTCGCGACGGACGTCGGCGTCACGGAACTCGCCGAGATCGCGGGCGTCAGCGCCTTTCACTTCACGCGGGCCTTCAAGAACGCGACCGGGAGCACTCCGTATGCGTATCTGACCTCACGACGGGTCGCCGTCGCCAAGAGGGCGCTCGCCGACGGGAAGCTGAACATCGGCGCCGTCGCGGCCCTCTGCGGATTCAGGACCTCCGGTCAGTTCGCCCGCATGTTCAAGCAAATGACAGGCATGACGCCAACACGGTTCAGGCGAGGCTCGTGA
- a CDS encoding GMC family oxidoreductase, which yields MEAPTVDRSVAYDVIVVGAGSAGCIVAGRLAAETEARVLVLEDGGRDWSPLISIPAGFSKLLEYGQFMYPYETVAQQHLGGRRIPLVQGRGLGGSGSINAMVWVIGQPRDYDAWQVAAGDGSAWSFADMLPHFRAMEENEVFAGPTHGADGPVTVSQPLAIAPINRAVLKAFQQVGLPYNPDYNGGQQRGVGPCQLNVANAERCSSAHAYLHPAETRPNLTVRTGALVTRVIVEGDRAIGVELMHSGVVERVYAAEIVLCAGALSTPRLLMLSGIGPEAELARHGIPVAVRSEGVGENLHDHPEVPVIAQSYTEMGYLKDSSLFGAFKAGLRYIGTKSGPASSNGIETVAHFNPEFPDQEPTVQCFHAPVIARRALGQLDPEPGLTLENVVLQPKSRGRLTLKDADPKSMALIDPNYLSHPDDMRTMLLGLRYAREVLNAPALKAVLKPELLPGAAVQSDADLTAYARENMSCMLHPVGTCRMGCDDGAVVDASLRVRGVRGLRVIDASIMPNIVSGNTNAAVMALAHKGTDMMLAEIAP from the coding sequence ATGGAAGCTCCAACGGTTGACCGCTCGGTCGCGTACGACGTCATCGTGGTCGGTGCTGGCTCTGCGGGCTGCATAGTCGCCGGTAGGCTCGCAGCCGAGACCGAAGCGCGGGTCCTCGTCCTTGAGGATGGCGGACGGGACTGGTCGCCTCTGATCAGCATTCCCGCAGGCTTCTCCAAGCTGCTCGAATATGGGCAGTTCATGTATCCGTACGAAACCGTCGCCCAGCAGCATCTGGGTGGTCGCCGGATTCCGTTGGTCCAGGGGCGTGGTCTCGGCGGAAGCGGCTCGATAAACGCGATGGTCTGGGTGATCGGCCAGCCGCGCGACTACGACGCTTGGCAGGTCGCGGCCGGTGACGGGAGCGCGTGGTCGTTCGCGGACATGCTGCCGCATTTTCGAGCGATGGAGGAAAATGAGGTGTTCGCGGGCCCCACGCACGGTGCAGACGGGCCCGTCACTGTATCGCAGCCGTTGGCGATCGCGCCGATCAACCGGGCCGTGCTCAAGGCGTTTCAGCAGGTCGGGCTGCCCTACAACCCCGACTACAATGGCGGGCAACAGCGCGGCGTCGGACCATGCCAGCTCAACGTGGCGAATGCCGAACGGTGCAGTTCCGCGCACGCCTACCTCCATCCCGCCGAGACGCGACCCAACCTCACGGTCAGGACGGGTGCGCTGGTGACGCGGGTGATCGTTGAAGGCGATCGGGCGATCGGCGTCGAACTCATGCACTCCGGCGTCGTCGAGCGCGTGTACGCGGCAGAGATCGTGCTCTGTGCCGGCGCGCTAAGCACTCCGCGTCTTCTGATGCTTTCTGGGATCGGGCCGGAGGCCGAACTGGCCAGGCACGGCATTCCCGTAGCGGTTCGATCGGAAGGTGTCGGCGAGAATCTCCACGACCACCCCGAGGTGCCCGTCATCGCGCAGTCGTACACGGAGATGGGCTATCTGAAAGACAGCTCGCTGTTTGGAGCGTTCAAGGCCGGGCTCAGGTACATCGGCACGAAGAGCGGCCCTGCCTCGAGCAACGGCATCGAGACGGTAGCCCATTTCAATCCCGAGTTTCCAGACCAAGAGCCGACGGTGCAATGCTTCCACGCCCCCGTCATCGCGCGGCGGGCGCTCGGTCAACTCGATCCCGAGCCGGGGCTGACGCTAGAGAACGTGGTGCTTCAGCCGAAGAGCCGTGGGCGACTCACGCTCAAGGATGCCGATCCCAAATCGATGGCGTTGATCGATCCGAACTACCTGTCGCATCCCGATGACATGCGTACGATGCTGCTCGGGTTACGCTACGCACGTGAGGTGCTGAACGCGCCGGCACTCAAAGCCGTGCTGAAGCCCGAACTGCTGCCTGGCGCTGCAGTCCAGAGCGACGCCGACCTGACAGCTTACGCACGTGAGAACATGTCCTGCATGTTGCATCCTGTCGGAACATGCCGGATGGGTTGCGACGACGGTGCCGTCGTTGACGCATCGCTGAGGGTTCGCGGGGTTCGGGGTCTCCGCGTGATCGACGCCTCTATCATGCCCAACATCGTCAGTGGCAACACGAACGCCGCTGTGATGGCCCTGGCCCACAAGGGTACGGACATGATGCTCGCCGAGATCGCTCCCTGA
- a CDS encoding FMN-dependent NADH-azoreductase produces MTVLLHIDSSVRGERSISRRLSKAFVDAWLTASPRTTVLRRDLSVCPPHFVDESWIAAAFTDPASRTTEMRDALADSDELIDELEAADVLLLGTPMFNYGMPARLKAWVDLVVRVGRTFSFDLERGDYPLEAMLFGKSLVLLTSTGEFGFASGGPRATMNHLDTHIATVRGYLGVQDMFHVGVEYQEFGDVRHAASVATALAAIPGLVASVAGHIEAA; encoded by the coding sequence ATGACGGTTTTGCTCCACATCGACTCCAGCGTACGAGGCGAGCGCTCGATCTCGAGGCGGCTTAGCAAGGCCTTTGTTGACGCTTGGTTGACCGCCTCGCCTCGCACCACCGTCCTCCGGCGTGATCTCTCCGTCTGCCCGCCGCACTTCGTCGATGAGTCATGGATCGCGGCGGCGTTCACCGACCCGGCTTCCCGTACGACCGAAATGAGGGACGCGCTCGCCGATTCAGACGAACTGATCGACGAACTTGAGGCTGCCGACGTCCTGTTGCTCGGTACCCCGATGTTCAACTACGGCATGCCGGCGCGGTTGAAGGCCTGGGTCGACCTGGTCGTGCGCGTCGGCCGCACCTTCTCGTTCGACCTTGAGCGCGGCGACTATCCACTCGAAGCCATGCTCTTCGGGAAGTCGTTGGTCCTGCTAACCTCAACGGGTGAGTTCGGCTTCGCGTCTGGCGGCCCGCGAGCAACGATGAACCATCTCGACACACACATCGCCACCGTGCGCGGGTATCTAGGTGTGCAGGACATGTTCCATGTCGGTGTCGAGTACCAGGAGTTCGGGGACGTCAGGCACGCCGCTTCGGTCGCCACGGCCCTGGCCGCGATACCGGGTCTGGTGGCGAGCGTCGCAGGCCATATTGAGGCCGCGTGA